Below is a window of Rhea pennata isolate bPtePen1 chromosome 2, bPtePen1.pri, whole genome shotgun sequence DNA.
TTAAATGAGAGATTTTGAGTTAGTGCACctgtatttctttaaacttAAAATGCTGAGCCATTAAACTGTCTCACCAGCAGATGCCATGTGCCTTTCTGCTGATGAGATACAGCATCTGCCTCAGTGTCGATACCCTTTATTTCATACCCTTTATTTCAGTTCACAGATAACCCATTTTCTATACCTCATCTCTTTCTTTACCATCACTTTTCTAGAGGTGGAATAGGCTTTTcgtaactgttttttttttggtaagctaagtgttttcatttttgcttttatggaaaaaagtttaaaagaataacatttttttcgCGTTGAATGTTTACGTGAATGCTGGAGTATGGCACTGCTTTTTGCCATTCTCTGATTATCTACAGTGGATTAAATCTTTAGCATATCCAGTCATCTTTGTTTCCTGTATCTCTCGTACGGTAGTAAAACTGTGtccaagaaaaatacatctaaaTGTATGTCTGATTGCATTTTATGCTATTACTGCTTTGTAGACATGAACATTAAGAGTCACTTTAGATGGTGAGAAGCATGTTAGTGATAATAGCCAGGCACAGATCTCTCACTTGGCTAGAGATTTGCAAGGCAACAAATAGGAATTCTCTGTATACTTATCTAAAGCACTCCTGACATTAATCCAAGTTTGAGTTATCAATGTTAGCTTCTAATCTGCATGAGGCTAAGAACAGCctaattctgtctttttctttgcttatatATTTAGATGTCTTTGCACTTCAGTTGTGGTTGCTTGTTTGTGGGTTTGGTGGAAtttttgtatctcttttttcttctgctgatgtTGATGAGATCCTTTCATTAAGAATGCACCTCTTCGACACATTGGGGGCACGATTTTGAGATGATGAgcacttgcattttttccttgcttctcaCAGTTGTGTGTGTTCAGCATCTTTGAGATATATTAAGCCTTGTCACCttcttgcattttattaaaaagatatttcccttttttgccattttaacaAAAGTTgtgttactttattttatttcacagacaTCCCTGGAGCTTTTCAGCCTTCAGGCATAGAAGTATCTTACAAAATTCCtcctcttttaaagaaaagaaaattacttgtATGTAATCTTCTCAGAGAGTAGTGTTTGTAGTAGATCCCCACTTGCCTTCTTTGTAGTTGGGGATATTTGTTTCACTTAGAGTGAAAATGAACTGGTATTTTGAAACAGCAGGTGGATACACTACCTACTGATGAGGCAGTTTAATGACTCAAAACTTAAACAGGGAAGTTGATTAAGTCTTCCAGTTGCTCTTCATTTAGTTATCTGTCTCTGTTTCAGCTGCTTAactctcctgcagctccctgaaATTTGCCAGATATGATATTCTGCTACTAGTTTCTACTTGCAGCTTATAGATTAtactaaaacattattttttgtctAAAATTTCCTGGAGATAAGCGTTATATGGTAAGGAAGAAGCAACAACAGTCCATGAGCTAGatagaaagtaagaaaaaagacagtAGTGATATGCAGAGTGGATAATAAATGATTATGAAAAGAATATATCTTAGATagtgttgttttctttatgctatttttaggaaaaaaagaaaacaaaaaagtaaatcaaccaaaaataataaaaaagacaggTAGATAGCTTAGTGATGTTGCAGAAGGAGAATGAAGGGAAGGAATAAGCTCAAATATAGGTGTGATATAGCAATATTATCACAATGGGTAAAAATTGTTGAGTTTCCAAAATATCTCTATGCtagtaaatatataaaataaaaaactgttCATGGTAATGTCTTCAGCATATCATTTTTATGccaaaattttctctctttacaAAATGTTAGTTCTTTTCTGCATATCTTAAAGTCTGTTGCAgtttgcacagaaaagaaatataaagatgaagaaagtcTTGGTTCTTTATACTTCTGCAGATCCAGAATGAGGAGAGCGTTATTCTTTTTCTGGTCGTATGGACTGTGACAGAGATTACTCGATATTCCTTCTACACATTCAACCTGCTCAACCATTTGCCATACTTCATTAAATGGGCCAGGTGGAGATGTCTTGCACTTCAGTTTCTCATAGTTCCGTGCATGCTAGTTTCACGCATGCTGAGCTAACACACAGGAGAGCAGATGTTTGAGCTTTGGTTATGTGTTGGCAGAGTGCAAGTTGGTTGCTTTCTGTATTTGGGATTATTgatatttgatttaaaagttATAGATATTTTAGCTGAGGTTTTGGGTGTGATTTGTCCTTTGTTTTCCATGTCTTATGGTTTGAGCTTAGTTTTAATttactttgatattttttcttttacttttggagtcactttttaaattaataggAGACTCCGTAAGATGCTGTTGAATACATTGAATGCCCAAAGTTAAGTATCTTTGTAGTCTTTATAGCTTTCATGTCTTTGAAATTATGCAAGTTATGATCTCTCATTCTTTATTCATATTATTACTGTATCGGCTTTATCAGCTATTTTGTAAGGTTGTTATTCACATAGTAAAACTAAATATTGACATACTTTAGGCCACATAAGAAGTGTGTTCCTTATCAAAACTGCTTTGATTTTGAAGCATACTGAAGGTGTATCAATGTATCGGATATATTAGAAGCTGCATATTTATCAGGAGACTTAACTAGATGAAAAGCGTTTTCTGTAGCTATTATATGAGAAATACATACCCAGACAGACAGACTTACAGATGactctttatttaaaagtgtgtgtttgtttattttgctctatttttgttttatagatAATGCAGTTCTGATGCTTCTAATACACTTTTTTGATGTGGCTGATATTTATgtacattctttctttttgctaataACTTAGGTGGTTGTTTGGTCATGTTTAAGCCATAAATGGCaagcttaaaaaataacaggGTCTTTTCTTATTAATGAGTTTTTATATAGGTTTCAGGAGGAGAAATGCATTCAGAAGTTCTACATTGATTGACATGCTTTTTACCATCAAGTTAGTATATCTTAagtgaagaaatttttttcttataatacACAGTGGGGAAAACTGACGTTTTCACAGCAGGGATGCATTGTAAAATATActgtaaacaaaatatttgaaaatgaattctcTTTTCATAGATTCCAAAATTTCCCATCAGGATTTTTGGAGAGTCAAACAGCACAGCTGGGTGTAATTTTAGCACTCCTGGGAAGAGGGACAGACATTTCTAATCTgttatttgtaattttaaaagatttgccTAGCCATAGTTAATAGAATGggtataatttaaattttatttatttatttatttattttatttttttttaactgcataaaGGCAATCTATGTGTAGGTCCTGgcattgtttcttccttttatctCACATAATCTGTTCTCTGACCTGTGAGTCCTCTAAGCCCATTTACTCCTAAGAGTTTCATACTCGGTTGTTGCCATTTTGAATCTCACCTCTTTTGGTCGTGGAATGTGCGCTGTATGATTTTCTCAGACCCTGTGAGACAGCTCTTACTGCTGTTCCTTGCATGAGCTCAAGAGAGCTGTTCCTTAGGAATGGCTGCTTCTGCATGGGACACTGCATAAGAGAAGCACAACCATGttgataacatttttcattttttaccaTGAATGTGGTCTATAGCatgcaaaacacattttctttaaactgaatGACTTTGCCTTGCCCTTTGTTTAGACATATTctgtctattttaaaatgcatccgCTAAATTGATGGCACTCTCATACTCTTTCgtttttcatttccattaatGGTAAACACAGTATTATTTGGACTTCCCATAtgacagtgagaaaaaaaaacttatgttTGTCAACATTTTCACAATATTCAAAGAAATTGTAATAGATATAACTGACTCAGTCTGTGTGCACTATGACAAAGATGCATATGATTATCTGAAGTTGGGATCCAGTCCTGCTCTCAGTCCAGTGACAACAGGACCAAGACCAGTAAATAATAAATGggacatttaataaaaatggcaCTATTGGAGAATACAAGTTTGTGGAATAATTTTTGACTGTTCGTTTTTAGAAAGGCATACAGACACCTtgatatttctctgtttttgtatAAAAGAACTGAGGAATAAATCCTCAGCAGTTATAAACTGAAGTAGCTCTATCCAAAGTAACTGAAAGCGGTATTCTGTGCCAGTTCAGGATGTGGTACTTGTTTTTGCTGCAGGAACTCCTGTAATTCATTGCTGTGCCACTAATAATTGAAGaggaaattttaaattcatgGTGTCTctcacaaagatttttttttttttaatacagatacAACTTTTTTATCATCTTGTATCCTGTTGGAGTTGCAGGTGAACTGTTGACTATATACGCTGCCTTACCATAtgtgaagaaaacaggaatgttTTCGCTGAGACTTCCCAACAAATACAATGTTTCTTTTGACTACTATTACTTCCTTATTGTTATCATGTTCTCCTATATACCGTGTAAGTATTATTTAACTTTAGTGACACTAACAACATAATAATCAGTTGTCAGCAATGCTGGCAACAGAGTCTGTAGCTGAATTTGCTAAACAGCTTCTGCTataaaagcatgatttctgttgcTCAAAGCTTTACTTTAATTGTTTGACTGAAATTTTCCATCCTATTGTCTGTCTCAAAACATGAGTTTTCTGGaaagtttcagtgaaaatactAACAACATTTCCAAGAAGAGAGTTAagtaaaaaatactttctttttgctCACATACAGAAATGTCTTAATTGTTTCACTGCAAATTTTTAGTGTCTCTCCTGTTTTGAAGCAGTGACTTAAAAATTGTACtgcaagcatttttcttctttttaatgctgttaATATACGTTTACATGTGACCTTCCAAAATCACTGTTAGAACATGCTCGGGGAAACTAGTAGCAAAATTCTCCAAGATTCTATCTGCACAGAAATCCCCCTACCCATCCCTAATCCTCTTTGAACAAACTTCAGTCCCTGTTTTACTGTGTTGATAACTTGCTATCATTTGCCTCATCCAGCTGCATCATTGAGCAGTATGCAAAAGTGTATTTCCTTTCACATGgtcttctggatttttttcatttaatttgctttcttttattctttgatCAAGTATTTCCACAACTCTACTTCCACATGCTGCGGCAGAGAAGAAAGGTGCTTCATGGAGAAGTGATTGTAGAAAAGGACGATTGACTCAACCCTGTAACTATGGtgcttttaatggaaaaatgagggtaaaaaatcaaaacttcctgtgatttttctgaGTCCAAGTTTTAAAACATGGAACAAGAATAAACAACTGTGCATAAAATAACATGgattgtattatttttacaatttaaCATAATCTTCAAACTTACCTTTTCATTCTTGGTATCATCTTTGATATTAACTGTTCATTTCTTCAgacaaattcttattttcagtagGTTGACAAATGGCTTTAACAGATTGAATTGTTGGCTAATGTGCTTTCTATTATGAAATCTGTAGTCATCATCAAGAAAAAAGAGTTAACAAGTTGTACTGAGTCTTCTGGAAAACAGTGTAAATtagtgggttgtttttttttttttttttagactagGTGGCTTAATGTTATCTTTTTTACTTCAATATGTTAAATCCTTCATTTTTATCAATATTTAGTATATCTTGAGCCTCTGAGAAAGTGTCATTAGGAGTAGTTAGTTTAAACTAAAGCTGAGTTCATAGTTATGTTGGACTTGAATCAGTCAACTTTATGTCAAATAATACCTTTACATTATAAGTACTGCCAGTATATTCAACATTCTTTGAGTTACAGGATCATATCATAGAGTTCcagaagtatttctgaaaagtgCTGAATTCTTGGCTATCAGTGCAAATTTAGATTTCTCTGTAATTTCATTAGTAGTTTAACATAACTGTAGCATAGTAGATGTAGTATTTTCTGGTTAAAAATTTGTGCTGAGGTGCAGTCTTGATGTGCCTACCTTTCTCTACCCGATGACTGAAACAGGACTTGTTTGTTGAGTAAAACATTGTCAGTGTGGTTCCTATTCTAAGTTCAAATATGTATGCAGAAAAATTATGGCATTAAATTTAACAACTGTAGCTCTAgtgagatattttattttttataattatttaaatgggataaaatgtattagaaatactttcttGAAATAGAAATTGTGCTTTGAATCATCCTGTTATGCAATTCTTATTTCTCCCTCccaattaattttttataatGTGAAGACCTAATCCTATTTAACATCTTCAGTAATCTGCAAGAGGTGTCTATCATATATTAATAAAAGTTACAGATGGTACTATGCTATGCAATACCTGAGTGGGAGAAGTCCAGTAGCAGATTAAATATAGGTAAGAATGAAATGCCACCTAAGAGATCCAAAGACAAGGTAATGCATTTGGGGAAGCGTGGATGCTTagtgagagagagaagactGAAATGTAATAACGTGTTAAGAAACTGCTTCTGGCATCACTGATGTCGAAAGAAGAATATATATGTAGATGTGCTGTGTCAAGCAGCTGGAAATAACCTCAGCAGTCAAATTAAGAATATTCTTATCTCTGGAATATTGTTGTACATTCTGGATGCGTCAGGAGCAAAGAATTAAGTCAACCTTCAGAAGGGTCTGAGAACAAGAACAGAATTGATTGACGTGAAAAAGAAGTAGGAAAGTTTGAGTCATTAAATATGTATAGCTTTATATTATGTGACAAAAACGTGTAAAGGAAGAAGGCTTAATAGTAAGAAGGTGTAACTAAAATGGATTGTGTAAAATTGAAACAGGGTAAATAccaggaaataaataaagattcAGGAAGATAAATAGTTTAAGGAAAGGATCCTATCAGAGAGCTCAGTTAAGTCCTGGAATGATGCGGCAAAGCTTATCAATGCATGCAATTTCTTGGAAGGTTTTAAGTTAGATGTAAAGTAATGTTGGAAGATAACCTTGCTTGGCAGGCATACTTGAATAGATGATTTCCATTTCTAGcttttatgattctataataatacaacttttttttttttttttttttttttttttttttttttttttttaagtgcagatACACCTTTTCTGGTGCATCTGatgatttaataaaaagcaaggaTTTACTATATCCCTAACCTCCCAATTCCATTTTGTGCCTTAGATTTGTGATATTTATACAGCTCTGTTATATGTAAATTATTTCCCCTTTAAATGAGAGGTGCACAGTAGACTTGAGatggaataattttatttctgacaaTTTGCAAATTCATAATCTTtgtacattttagaaataattttgtggAAGGTGCTCTAagttattaaattatttttttatataaagctGGAATTATTAAAAGTTTCAAATATAAACCACATTAACAGTACTGATTCATAAAATACTTGGTTGTGTTTCACATGTTCAGACTAGCAGTTGTATTTGTCCAAAGTGCTTAGTATACTGTAATGTAAACTTCTTTTAGCCAGTTAGAGCATCAAAGCAGCTCTGAGAAATGTTTCTTAGTTAGCAAGCAGagaatttaatgaaatatgaGTAAATAGGAATAGACTCtgttatctctctctctctctctctctctctctctctctctcttcttaaTGTCAGGGCAGCTCACTGAAGATCGTGCATTGGATACTTTGAGGATACTCTGAAATCCTTTATTGGATGCGTGTTTCCCACAGATACTGTTCCTGTAATCATAAAATGAATATCTGAACTATAATATTGTGTTATTgatgttttatttgttctgaGTGTGGTATAAGGACATTATTGTATTGAATTCAGAGAGCCATTTTTATATCCTTTTGTACTTGTGACACgaaaaaaatacagcactgtTCATTGTAGACTTGTTTTTGGACTTTTGTAAAGCAATCATGTAGAAGGTAATGatacaacttttaaaatgatttatggTTGCATAGAATCTTGCTAAACAACATTTGAGTAAAACTAAAACTAACAGTATTGTTAGTTTTACAGTTAGATGTACAGTATGGCATTCAATGGTACACAGGCCAGAGAGATGATCACGTAGATTAGTTTGTAAGATATCcttcatgaaggaaaaaaaaaatcatgttcttttcttccttttcaactGAAGTCTTTCACTGAACCCTCTCTATCTAccttttgattttaaacttCGTTGAATATCTTCTGTAGGATAGTGAGAATTGCAGGTAAAATCCTGGCTAATCAGATTTTACCAATGACTTCAGATGGGCCAAGACTTGTGCTATGTAGTTTACATAAACTTAAGCATAATGTAGTGAAATACTGAGTTGTTCTAAGCAATGAACATAAAAAAAGGTATGATTCTCATATGGTGCTCTCTTTCCAACTAATATTTGacagctttcttcattttttttattcatctcTGCAAAATTCCTATTTTAAGCACTGAAAACCTTCTGTTTAGGAAAGATCAGGAACATACTCAAACATCAGCCTCTAAAGTTTTTATATAGTCGTTAACAAATTGTTATATAAAAGTGATTCTTTATTGTGCTATATATGCCTCCTTGTATGGATTAATATAGAATATGACCTCATAAAGTTGATTCATAACAATATATAGGAATAGGCAGCTGGAAGGAAATTCCTAGTGATGAAGTGACATTTTCTACTGTTGATTGTAACACTGCATTTTAAAGTAGTTCGATTTCTTAGAGTCAGTCTTTTCCCCTCCACTCCCCCTTTGCCAAATCCTGGCATCAGGGCATGGCTGATACAAAGGGATATGAGATTGAGAAACCGCATCCTCCACATCAGCTGCCAAAGAGGGTCAGTGAGGCCGTTGTGAACAACAGTTGATAACGCAGCATCTCTTTCACTCCTCACTATGGAGGACTTAAGAGCGGCAGCTAAGTATACCCTCATACCCTCTGCATGAGGAGCTAAGGTGATCAGCTAGTAGAATCTCTGTGCACAAAGGGTATGATGCATAAATGGTTTTTTTTGCTCTACTAGGCTATCTTACTAATATCCATAAGCACGTGTTTCTTGAAATAATTGTATGCCAAGATAGCTATGTCATACTGCTCTCAAAATGAACAGCCTTGGAGAAATTGTGCAGTATGCTACATCTCCTAATTCCCATTAAGCGACATTAATAACACTTAGCCGGATTCATATTAATGAAGAGATTGCAATGCATAGTTAAGGGATTGCATGGAAACGTTTTTTTTATGACCAAAgtgaacttttcttttcttatacaGGAGTAAATATGTGCATTTTAAATCTAGGTGTAGCTGCTACTCTGGCTGGACTCTGACTTGCACTCTTCACAATAGGTTACCTTAGTGGATATTTGGATATTTCTATGATTATTAAATAcattacaatgaaaataaattatgactATTTCAATAAATTACAAGTTAAAGTAGACTATATAGTATCAATATTAATTAATTGAGTTCTAAATTAttctgaggggggaaaaaagtaagtTTCCTGCATCATACAGGAGGCTTCATTAATCATAATTTCCAGGCAGGCAAACTGGCTGCAGTTGTATATAAAGGATAGGTTTTGTTCAGTGTTCCAACAAAAACattgaaagcttttctgaaagttaaattttgtttcaaaaattttttaagAGTGCTCAGAGATACTGTATTATATACTATTAAACAGTTTACGATTTAAATTCATGCTGAACTTTTTGTAGATGATTGAGTGTAGCCCATTAAAATGTGTTACTCTGTTTCTTACCGTGGCAGCTTAagaaacagatttctgcaaAGCCCTTACTGTGTTACCTTGCTCAGACAGATTTCAGTATTGGTTGTGCACACTGAGCTTTACAAGGCCATGCAAGTAGCACATTAACAACTGATACAAAGAGCTCTTTAGACTTGCTTTCATGACTATACTCCTTAACAGTATGTGGTGCTATTCGTGCAGGCATTGAAGTATCTGGTATTTTGAGTTGTTGATAGCTTTCCTAGGTGTCCTAGGTGCCTTCAGTCCTACTGAAGGCTTTATACATGTTAATGAGTGGCTGATCTTTTGAATTCTCAGATTCAGAAGACCTGATCTTGTGAATTCTTAGATCACAATAATAATACTGACTAAAAAGTGAACTTTAGCAGTGACTGTAGCAAGATAAACTGTGGAGAACCTACTTGCTGGATAACTTTAGCTCTGCTATGGGAACTCGCTACCACGATCAGGTCTGCAATTGGTAGTGGTTTTGGAGCTTGTAAAATGTATAATACTTTGTGTGTCATGTTGTGTCAACTGAAAcatgttattttcttattcatagttctcttgcttctctgctcaattttgaatgtattttatatcACTTCAGTTGGTAGCTTTGTAAAAATGTAAGTACAGAAAACCTATTATGTACAGAATGTACCTAAGGATTCTTAATAATGTAAATGCATTGCAGCTGCTCATTAATGTATTTGTTACTTTTTCTCAAACGCATTATCGTAAGCAGTTTATACAGACAAAAACACATAAAATGGTACTTTTAATAACTTATTTATTTGCAAGATTTGTTGAGATATAGATTCAGATACATGTTTTAGAGATTGTTAATACTCTAGAAATTCATCATCAATTAAAAGACATGTTCTAAACTGTgttctatttgatttttttttttttttttttttttttttttttgtagcatttAGAAATCAGTCCATACAACTGTTAGGTACTGATCCAGTGCAATACTCCTGTCtacaaatattatatttttgtatttaggGTTATTTCACAGTTAATCTTTAGATCCAAACTATAATGTATTACTGTTAGTCAGTCTTCCTTTTtacatttccttaaaatatacTCCATTAAAAAAGAGGTGTATGTTAGTAGTAATATGAGTTTATCTTCTCTTAacaagagggggaaaaaatacagggCATTAAAGTGAATGTATAGCATTCATGTTGACATATATGTCTACTGGTTCCAACAGGAGCAGGATTGGACAtaaattttcaagttttctgttctgtgtaaATCTGGATTTACCAGGAAAAGAGTAAACTGTAACCTTCTTGTTAGCACCCTCTGGTGCATTACACATTAGCGGTTGCTTGGTGGCTGACCAGGTTTACAGTGTGACTGCACCCATCACCACTCCTTGCAGAACAGGCCAAATGGCCAGAAATCAGCAGTATAACACCACTATTGAGTTATGCTAACTGAATTCAGGAGAGTCACAGAAATTCGATTTACACGTCTGCAGaagtatcttttatttctgaaatctaGGCCCAATGACACATCCCATTAAAAATAGGCAGGGTAGATCAAGCCTCACAGCTGCTTTGACATTCCTAGCTAGGAATGCTGCTGCCGCTGAGCAACTCTGATTTTTGTGTGTAGTCTCGTGGCAGTCTATGTTCTTATTACTCTCATAAAAAGTCACTTTGCTCTTAAGTGGCTATTCCAGATTCAGTagaaaaaattgcaaatgaCAAGCAAGAAAAGGTTCAGATGGGTATGCCACTTCGCACTCCAAGCACTGTcctgtgctctgcagagaaTCCTGGTTGTGTAGTCAAATTTATGTGCCTCttaatttattatatattgCATAGTGTAGTAGAATAGCCCTTCAAAtaatgaaggaaagaaacaaatatgaGTACCCAATTTATCTTGTAAATTAAGTCTAGGAAGACCGTTAAGATTGAGATCCTCAGCGACAAAACAGACAGAACTGTGGGTCTTGTGACACACTTGAAGCCAGTTgaaagcaaagacagctttACTCCAATTTGCATTCTAAGGGAGGTGATACTGTTGAGAATAAAAGTtatctgaaattcttttcagaagtgatCATCTCTGACAGGCTCAGTTGATTTAGCTGTTGAATCTCCATACCATGTCTAATAAACCCAATAAAGGGTCTGTctctttaaaattatctttaaaaaagatgattttagaaaaatttcCTCTAGAGGTTCTTAAATAGAAAATCTATCTAATACTTCAAAgataaaagccttttttttttttgaacattttcatACTCTAtaaattcaaagcagaaaaaatttGAATCAGATGTGGATGTTGTCTGTGCTTGCTAAAATAATACAGTGCttcaaaagcatttggaaaTCTGGAGAGCAATGCCCAGGTAATAAATGTGCTGTTATTGAATCTATAGAAAGTTGATAATATCCTAAAGTtagaaggaaagaagcagaggCACTAACTCTTTCTCAGAT
It encodes the following:
- the HACD1 gene encoding very-long-chain (3R)-3-hydroxyacyl-CoA dehydratase 1 isoform X2, which codes for MAASEEDGGGSGSVEEKGSGRKRRLGALATAWLIFYNIAMTAGWLVLGIAMVRFYMQKGTHKGLFRSVQKTLKFFQTFALLEVVHCAVGIVHTSVLVTGVQVSSRIFMVWFITHSIKQIQNEESVILFLVVWTVTEITRYSFYTFNLLNHLPYFIKWARYNFFIILYPVGVAGELLTIYAALPYVKKTGMFSLRLPNKYNVSFDYYYFLIVIMFSYIPLFPQLYFHMLRQRRKVLHGEVIVEKDD
- the HACD1 gene encoding very-long-chain (3R)-3-hydroxyacyl-CoA dehydratase 1 isoform X1; the encoded protein is MAASEEDGGGSGSVEEKGSGRKRRLGALATAWLIFYNIAMTAGWLVLGIAMVRFYMQKGTHKGLFRSVQKTLKFFQTFALLEVVHCAVVHTSVLVTGVQVSSRIFMVWFITHSIKQIQNEESVILFLVVWTVTEITRYSFYTFNLLNHLPYFIKWASFYIGFRRRNAFRSSTLIDMLFTIKYNFFIILYPVGVAGELLTIYAALPYVKKTGMFSLRLPNKYNVSFDYYYFLIVIMFSYIPLFPQLYFHMLRQRRKVLHGEVIVEKDD